A genomic window from Anthocerotibacter panamensis C109 includes:
- a CDS encoding peroxiredoxin-like family protein, whose protein sequence is MNSGLFNQRFARNFLYIPPLPALKLGEYPPDFELPQVGGGTVRLSDFRGRQPVIVAFTRIFTEKLFCPFCYPHIQELKTTYRTIQEHGAELLMVSSTTPEQSEHIVRDLALPYPFLSDPACATFRAYRLGQALGAPLPGQFLVDDTGRLRFKHRYSFVEANAPEQELLAAVHTLAKKNIGAAEKNSS, encoded by the coding sequence ATGAATTCCGGTCTCTTTAACCAGCGCTTCGCGCGCAACTTCCTCTATATTCCGCCGCTACCGGCCTTGAAGCTCGGGGAGTACCCGCCGGATTTTGAACTGCCTCAAGTCGGCGGTGGTACGGTGCGCCTCTCGGACTTTCGGGGGCGGCAGCCTGTGATAGTAGCCTTCACGCGCATCTTCACCGAGAAATTATTTTGCCCTTTCTGCTACCCGCACATCCAGGAACTGAAGACGACCTATCGTACGATTCAGGAGCACGGGGCTGAATTATTGATGGTGAGCAGTACAACGCCGGAGCAGTCGGAGCACATTGTCCGCGACTTGGCACTGCCTTATCCTTTTCTCAGTGACCCCGCTTGCGCCACGTTCCGCGCCTATCGCTTGGGGCAGGCTTTGGGCGCCCCCCTGCCGGGTCAGTTTCTAGTGGATGATACGGGGCGTCTGCGTTTTAAGCACCGCTATTCTTTTGTAGAAGCCAATGCCCCAGAGCAAGAACTTTTGGCGGCTGTGCATACGCTGGCGAAAAAAAATATTGGAGCAGCAGAAAAAAATTCCAGCTAA
- a CDS encoding ChaB family protein, with protein MTQAIAPQGQVYTGQVEKAITAVLKEQLQVDQAVRQLLDIGVPREDISIMGRNFQSHSQVSGFLTKGDVIRGGLVNGALYGALFGSFLSLLTGIGVLFIPFVGPVIAAGPLAAALLGAAGGAVAGSVGAGLASVFLAMGMPEEKVNIYQTRLQAGEFVLVVEGLAAQVTQIRDILERLGAEEVAVMNQTLPREKPGIFVGPEELAPHVRQHLSPAAQRTYIQVYNAECTASGDETRADLAAWDAVRRNFKEDEQGQWA; from the coding sequence ATGACACAAGCCATAGCACCACAAGGACAGGTGTATACGGGGCAGGTAGAAAAAGCTATCACAGCAGTCCTCAAGGAGCAGCTACAGGTGGACCAAGCCGTCCGCCAATTGCTCGACATCGGGGTCCCCCGCGAAGATATCTCCATCATGGGCCGCAACTTCCAGAGCCACAGCCAGGTGAGTGGCTTTTTGACCAAAGGCGACGTGATCCGCGGTGGGCTGGTCAATGGAGCCCTCTATGGAGCCTTGTTCGGTTCGTTCCTGTCATTGTTGACGGGCATCGGGGTTCTCTTTATTCCCTTTGTCGGGCCGGTCATCGCCGCCGGTCCGCTTGCCGCCGCACTGCTAGGGGCGGCTGGAGGGGCAGTGGCTGGTTCTGTCGGGGCGGGGCTGGCCTCGGTCTTTTTGGCGATGGGGATGCCCGAGGAGAAGGTCAATATTTACCAGACCCGGCTTCAAGCTGGCGAATTTGTCTTGGTGGTGGAGGGCTTAGCCGCGCAGGTCACGCAAATTCGGGACATTCTGGAGCGCTTGGGGGCTGAAGAGGTCGCAGTGATGAACCAGACACTCCCCCGTGAGAAGCCAGGAATCTTTGTCGGACCAGAGGAGCTCGCGCCCCATGTCCGTCAGCACCTCAGTCCGGCGGCCCAACGGACCTATATTCAAGTTTACAACGCCGAATGTACCGCCTCTGGCGACGAAACCCGCGCTGACCTTGCCGCCTGGGATGCCGTGCGCCGGAACTTTAAAGAGGATGAGCAAGGGCAGTGGGCGTAA